A genome region from Oryctolagus cuniculus chromosome 20, mOryCun1.1, whole genome shotgun sequence includes the following:
- the BDKRB2 gene encoding B2 bradykinin receptor isoform X1 has product MSCSPASRLPRVSEGWGGPAALLAGPREPREPPSARPLWTRRSLAYIPIGVQMFSSLKTSMFLTVYDDPMPATASLGAEMLNITSQVLAPALNGSVSQSSGCPNTEWSGWLNVIQAPFLWVLFVLATLENLFVLSVFCLHKSSCTVAEVYLGNLAAADLILACGLPFWAVTIANHFDWLFGEALCRVVNTMIYMNLYSSICFLMLVSIDRYLALVKTMSIGRMRRVRWAKLYSLVIWGCTLLLSSPMLVFRTMKDYRDEGYNVTACIIDYPSRSWEVFTNVLLNLVGFLLPLSVITFCTVQILQVLRNNEMQKFKEIQTERRATVLVLAVLLLFVVCWLPFQVSTFLDTLLKLGVLSSCWDEHVIDVITQVGSFMGYSNSCLNPLVYVIVGKRFRKKSREVYRAACPKAGCVLEPVQAESSMGTLRTSISVERQIHKLPEWTRSSQ; this is encoded by the exons GCGCAGCCTTGCTTACATCCCCATCGGAGTCCAAATGTTCTCTTCCTTGAAGACATCAATGTTCCTGACAGTCTATGACGACCCCATGCCTGCCACAGCCTCTCTGGG CGCcgaaatgctcaacatcacctCTCAAGTGCTCGCGCCCGCTCTGAACGGGTCTGTCTCCCAGAGCAGTGGCTGTCCCAACACGGAGTGGTCGGGCTGGCTCAACGTCATCCAGGCccccttcctctgggtcttgttTGTCCTCGCCACCCTCGAGAACCTCTTTGTGCTCAGCGTCTTCTGCCTGCACAAGAGCAGCTGCACGGTGGCCGAGGTCTACCTGGGCAACCTGGCGGCGGCCGACCTGATCTTGGCCTGCGGGCTGCCCTTCTGGGCCGTCACCATCGCCAACCACTTCGACTGGCTCTTCGGGGAGGCCCTGTGCCGCGTGGTGAACACCATGATCTACATGAACCTGTACAGCAGCATCTGCTTCCTGATGCTGGTCAGCATTGACCGCTACCTGGCCCTGGTGAAAACCATGTCCATAGGCCGCATGCGCAGGGTGCGCTGGGCCAAACTCTACAGCCTGGTGATCTGGGGCTGCACCCTGCTGCTGAGCTCGCCCATGCTGGTGTTCCGCACCATGAAGGACTACCGAGACGAGGGCTACAACGTGACCGCCTGCATCATCGACTACCCGTCCCGCTCCTGGGAGGTGTTCACCAACGTCCTCCTGAACCTGGTGGGCTTCCTGCTGCCCCTGAGCGTCATCACCTTCTGCACCGTGCAGATCCTGCAGGTGCTGCGCAACAACGAGATGCAGAAGTTCAAGGAGATCCAGACGGAGAGGAGGGCCACGGTGCTGGTGCTGGCCGTGCTGCTGCTGTTCGTGGTGTGCTGGCTCCCCTTCCAGGTCAGCACCTTCCTGGACACGCTGCTGAAGCTCGGAGTCCTCTCCAGCTGCTGGGACGAGCACGTCATCGACGTCATCACGCAGGTCGGCTCCTTCATGGGCTACAGTAACAGCTGCCTCAACCCGCTGGTCTACGTGATTGTGGGCAAGCGCTTCCGGAAGAAGTCCCGGGAGGTGTACCGGGCGGCCTGCCCCAAGGCGGGCTGCGTGCTGGAACCCGTGCAGGCGGAGAGCTCCATGGGCACGCTGCGGACCTCCATCTCGGTGGAGCGCCAAATCCACAAGCTGCCAGAGTGGACGAGGAGCAGCCAGTGA
- the BDKRB2 gene encoding B2 bradykinin receptor isoform X4, translating into MGALHLAHSAEMLNITSQVLAPALNGSVSQSSGCPNTEWSGWLNVIQAPFLWVLFVLATLENLFVLSVFCLHKSSCTVAEVYLGNLAAADLILACGLPFWAVTIANHFDWLFGEALCRVVNTMIYMNLYSSICFLMLVSIDRYLALVKTMSIGRMRRVRWAKLYSLVIWGCTLLLSSPMLVFRTMKDYRDEGYNVTACIIDYPSRSWEVFTNVLLNLVGFLLPLSVITFCTVQILQVLRNNEMQKFKEIQTERRATVLVLAVLLLFVVCWLPFQVSTFLDTLLKLGVLSSCWDEHVIDVITQVGSFMGYSNSCLNPLVYVIVGKRFRKKSREVYRAACPKAGCVLEPVQAESSMGTLRTSISVERQIHKLPEWTRSSQ; encoded by the exons ATGGGAGCCTTGCACCTGGCACACAG CGCcgaaatgctcaacatcacctCTCAAGTGCTCGCGCCCGCTCTGAACGGGTCTGTCTCCCAGAGCAGTGGCTGTCCCAACACGGAGTGGTCGGGCTGGCTCAACGTCATCCAGGCccccttcctctgggtcttgttTGTCCTCGCCACCCTCGAGAACCTCTTTGTGCTCAGCGTCTTCTGCCTGCACAAGAGCAGCTGCACGGTGGCCGAGGTCTACCTGGGCAACCTGGCGGCGGCCGACCTGATCTTGGCCTGCGGGCTGCCCTTCTGGGCCGTCACCATCGCCAACCACTTCGACTGGCTCTTCGGGGAGGCCCTGTGCCGCGTGGTGAACACCATGATCTACATGAACCTGTACAGCAGCATCTGCTTCCTGATGCTGGTCAGCATTGACCGCTACCTGGCCCTGGTGAAAACCATGTCCATAGGCCGCATGCGCAGGGTGCGCTGGGCCAAACTCTACAGCCTGGTGATCTGGGGCTGCACCCTGCTGCTGAGCTCGCCCATGCTGGTGTTCCGCACCATGAAGGACTACCGAGACGAGGGCTACAACGTGACCGCCTGCATCATCGACTACCCGTCCCGCTCCTGGGAGGTGTTCACCAACGTCCTCCTGAACCTGGTGGGCTTCCTGCTGCCCCTGAGCGTCATCACCTTCTGCACCGTGCAGATCCTGCAGGTGCTGCGCAACAACGAGATGCAGAAGTTCAAGGAGATCCAGACGGAGAGGAGGGCCACGGTGCTGGTGCTGGCCGTGCTGCTGCTGTTCGTGGTGTGCTGGCTCCCCTTCCAGGTCAGCACCTTCCTGGACACGCTGCTGAAGCTCGGAGTCCTCTCCAGCTGCTGGGACGAGCACGTCATCGACGTCATCACGCAGGTCGGCTCCTTCATGGGCTACAGTAACAGCTGCCTCAACCCGCTGGTCTACGTGATTGTGGGCAAGCGCTTCCGGAAGAAGTCCCGGGAGGTGTACCGGGCGGCCTGCCCCAAGGCGGGCTGCGTGCTGGAACCCGTGCAGGCGGAGAGCTCCATGGGCACGCTGCGGACCTCCATCTCGGTGGAGCGCCAAATCCACAAGCTGCCAGAGTGGACGAGGAGCAGCCAGTGA
- the BDKRB2 gene encoding B2 bradykinin receptor isoform X3, translated as MFSSLKTSMFLTVYDDPMPATASLGAEMLNITSQVLAPALNGSVSQSSGCPNTEWSGWLNVIQAPFLWVLFVLATLENLFVLSVFCLHKSSCTVAEVYLGNLAAADLILACGLPFWAVTIANHFDWLFGEALCRVVNTMIYMNLYSSICFLMLVSIDRYLALVKTMSIGRMRRVRWAKLYSLVIWGCTLLLSSPMLVFRTMKDYRDEGYNVTACIIDYPSRSWEVFTNVLLNLVGFLLPLSVITFCTVQILQVLRNNEMQKFKEIQTERRATVLVLAVLLLFVVCWLPFQVSTFLDTLLKLGVLSSCWDEHVIDVITQVGSFMGYSNSCLNPLVYVIVGKRFRKKSREVYRAACPKAGCVLEPVQAESSMGTLRTSISVERQIHKLPEWTRSSQ; from the exons ATGTTCTCTTCCTTGAAGACATCAATGTTCCTGACAGTCTATGACGACCCCATGCCTGCCACAGCCTCTCTGGG CGCcgaaatgctcaacatcacctCTCAAGTGCTCGCGCCCGCTCTGAACGGGTCTGTCTCCCAGAGCAGTGGCTGTCCCAACACGGAGTGGTCGGGCTGGCTCAACGTCATCCAGGCccccttcctctgggtcttgttTGTCCTCGCCACCCTCGAGAACCTCTTTGTGCTCAGCGTCTTCTGCCTGCACAAGAGCAGCTGCACGGTGGCCGAGGTCTACCTGGGCAACCTGGCGGCGGCCGACCTGATCTTGGCCTGCGGGCTGCCCTTCTGGGCCGTCACCATCGCCAACCACTTCGACTGGCTCTTCGGGGAGGCCCTGTGCCGCGTGGTGAACACCATGATCTACATGAACCTGTACAGCAGCATCTGCTTCCTGATGCTGGTCAGCATTGACCGCTACCTGGCCCTGGTGAAAACCATGTCCATAGGCCGCATGCGCAGGGTGCGCTGGGCCAAACTCTACAGCCTGGTGATCTGGGGCTGCACCCTGCTGCTGAGCTCGCCCATGCTGGTGTTCCGCACCATGAAGGACTACCGAGACGAGGGCTACAACGTGACCGCCTGCATCATCGACTACCCGTCCCGCTCCTGGGAGGTGTTCACCAACGTCCTCCTGAACCTGGTGGGCTTCCTGCTGCCCCTGAGCGTCATCACCTTCTGCACCGTGCAGATCCTGCAGGTGCTGCGCAACAACGAGATGCAGAAGTTCAAGGAGATCCAGACGGAGAGGAGGGCCACGGTGCTGGTGCTGGCCGTGCTGCTGCTGTTCGTGGTGTGCTGGCTCCCCTTCCAGGTCAGCACCTTCCTGGACACGCTGCTGAAGCTCGGAGTCCTCTCCAGCTGCTGGGACGAGCACGTCATCGACGTCATCACGCAGGTCGGCTCCTTCATGGGCTACAGTAACAGCTGCCTCAACCCGCTGGTCTACGTGATTGTGGGCAAGCGCTTCCGGAAGAAGTCCCGGGAGGTGTACCGGGCGGCCTGCCCCAAGGCGGGCTGCGTGCTGGAACCCGTGCAGGCGGAGAGCTCCATGGGCACGCTGCGGACCTCCATCTCGGTGGAGCGCCAAATCCACAAGCTGCCAGAGTGGACGAGGAGCAGCCAGTGA
- the BDKRB2 gene encoding B2 bradykinin receptor isoform X2 yields the protein MSCSPASRLPRVSEGWGGPAALLAGPREPREPPSARPLWTSAEMLNITSQVLAPALNGSVSQSSGCPNTEWSGWLNVIQAPFLWVLFVLATLENLFVLSVFCLHKSSCTVAEVYLGNLAAADLILACGLPFWAVTIANHFDWLFGEALCRVVNTMIYMNLYSSICFLMLVSIDRYLALVKTMSIGRMRRVRWAKLYSLVIWGCTLLLSSPMLVFRTMKDYRDEGYNVTACIIDYPSRSWEVFTNVLLNLVGFLLPLSVITFCTVQILQVLRNNEMQKFKEIQTERRATVLVLAVLLLFVVCWLPFQVSTFLDTLLKLGVLSSCWDEHVIDVITQVGSFMGYSNSCLNPLVYVIVGKRFRKKSREVYRAACPKAGCVLEPVQAESSMGTLRTSISVERQIHKLPEWTRSSQ from the coding sequence CGCcgaaatgctcaacatcacctCTCAAGTGCTCGCGCCCGCTCTGAACGGGTCTGTCTCCCAGAGCAGTGGCTGTCCCAACACGGAGTGGTCGGGCTGGCTCAACGTCATCCAGGCccccttcctctgggtcttgttTGTCCTCGCCACCCTCGAGAACCTCTTTGTGCTCAGCGTCTTCTGCCTGCACAAGAGCAGCTGCACGGTGGCCGAGGTCTACCTGGGCAACCTGGCGGCGGCCGACCTGATCTTGGCCTGCGGGCTGCCCTTCTGGGCCGTCACCATCGCCAACCACTTCGACTGGCTCTTCGGGGAGGCCCTGTGCCGCGTGGTGAACACCATGATCTACATGAACCTGTACAGCAGCATCTGCTTCCTGATGCTGGTCAGCATTGACCGCTACCTGGCCCTGGTGAAAACCATGTCCATAGGCCGCATGCGCAGGGTGCGCTGGGCCAAACTCTACAGCCTGGTGATCTGGGGCTGCACCCTGCTGCTGAGCTCGCCCATGCTGGTGTTCCGCACCATGAAGGACTACCGAGACGAGGGCTACAACGTGACCGCCTGCATCATCGACTACCCGTCCCGCTCCTGGGAGGTGTTCACCAACGTCCTCCTGAACCTGGTGGGCTTCCTGCTGCCCCTGAGCGTCATCACCTTCTGCACCGTGCAGATCCTGCAGGTGCTGCGCAACAACGAGATGCAGAAGTTCAAGGAGATCCAGACGGAGAGGAGGGCCACGGTGCTGGTGCTGGCCGTGCTGCTGCTGTTCGTGGTGTGCTGGCTCCCCTTCCAGGTCAGCACCTTCCTGGACACGCTGCTGAAGCTCGGAGTCCTCTCCAGCTGCTGGGACGAGCACGTCATCGACGTCATCACGCAGGTCGGCTCCTTCATGGGCTACAGTAACAGCTGCCTCAACCCGCTGGTCTACGTGATTGTGGGCAAGCGCTTCCGGAAGAAGTCCCGGGAGGTGTACCGGGCGGCCTGCCCCAAGGCGGGCTGCGTGCTGGAACCCGTGCAGGCGGAGAGCTCCATGGGCACGCTGCGGACCTCCATCTCGGTGGAGCGCCAAATCCACAAGCTGCCAGAGTGGACGAGGAGCAGCCAGTGA